One window of Theropithecus gelada isolate Dixy chromosome 4, Tgel_1.0, whole genome shotgun sequence genomic DNA carries:
- the LOC112622765 gene encoding uncharacterized protein LOC112622765 isoform X5, translating into MAPALLLVPAALASFILAFGTGVEFVRFTSLRPLLGGIPESGGPGILPCAGAGRASGPEVSPGSQTLLSPAPPSVCGAADSAVGGAYPGHGPSPPCSPPYPLPGPGSWA; encoded by the exons ATGGCCCCTGCACTGCTCCTGGTCCCTGCTGCCCTCGCCTCTTTCATCCTGGCCTTTGGCACCGGAGTGGAGTTCGTGCGCTTTACCTCCCTTCGGCCACTTCTTGGAGGGATCCCGGAGTCTGGTGGTCCGG GTATACTACCATGTGCTGGGGCTGGGCGAGCCTCTGGCCCTGAAGTCTCCCCGGGCTCTCAGACTCTTCTCTCACCTGCGCCACCCAGTGTGTGTGGAGCTGCTGACAGTGCTGTGGGTGGTGCCTACCCTGGGCATGGACCGTCTCCTCCTTGCTCTCCTCCTTACCCTCTACCTGGGCCTGGCTCATGGGCTTGA
- the LOC112622765 gene encoding nurim isoform X3 translates to MAPALLLVPAALASFILAFGTGVEFVRFTSLRPLLGGIPESGGPDARQGWLAALQDRSILAPLAWDLGLLLLFVGQHSLMAAERVKAWTSRYFGVLQRSLYVACTALALQVYYHVLGLGEPLALKSPRALRLFSHLRHPVCVELLTVLWVVPTLGMDRLLLALLLTLYLGLAHGLDQQDLRYLRAQLQRKLHLLSRPQDGEAE, encoded by the exons ATGGCCCCTGCACTGCTCCTGGTCCCTGCTGCCCTCGCCTCTTTCATCCTGGCCTTTGGCACCGGAGTGGAGTTCGTGCGCTTTACCTCCCTTCGGCCACTTCTTGGAGGGATCCCGGAGTCTGGTGGTCCGG ATGCCCGCCAGGGATGGCTGGCTGCCCTGCAGGACCGCAGCATCCTTGCCCCCCTGGCATGGGATCTGGGACTCCTACTTCTATTTGTTGGGCAGCACAGCCTCATGGCAGCTGAAAGAGTGAAGGCATGGACATCCCGGTACTTTGGGGTCCTTCAGAGGTCACTGTATGTGGCCTGCACTGCCCTGGCCTTGCAG GTATACTACCATGTGCTGGGGCTGGGCGAGCCTCTGGCCCTGAAGTCTCCCCGGGCTCTCAGACTCTTCTCTCACCTGCGCCACCCAGTGTGTGTGGAGCTGCTGACAGTGCTGTGGGTGGTGCCTACCCTGGGCATGGACCGTCTCCTCCTTGCTCTCCTCCTTACCCTCTACCTGGGCCTGGCTCATGGGCTTGATCAGCAAGACCTCCGCTACCTCCGGGCCCAACTACAAAGAAAACTCCACCTGCTCTCTCGGCCCCAGGATGGGGAGGCAGAGTGA
- the LOC112622298 gene encoding mediator of DNA damage checkpoint protein 1-like, protein MKTRRRWATREPTEVGTKDGGSLNWSQAWWALAELACHKDRVDSLSMGHPTFPTCQQFPFRVAYFQIMEDTQAIDWDVEEEEETEQSSESLRCNVEPVGRLHIFSGAHGPEKDFPLHLGKNVVGRMPDCSVALPFPSISKQHAEIEILAWDKAPILRDCGSLNGTQILRPPKVLSPGVSHRLRDQELILFADLLCQYHRLDVSLPFVSRGPLTVEETPRVQGGTQPQRLLLAEDSEEEVDFLSERHVVKKSRTTSSPVAMIVPESDEEGHSPVLGGPGPPFAFNLNSDTDAEAGQQSATEEASSAARRGATIEAEQSEAEVVTEIQLEKDQPSVKERDNDTKVKRGAGNGVVPAGMILERSQPPGEDSDTDVDDDSRPPGRPAEVHLERAQPFGFIDSDTDAEEEGIPATPVVVPMKKRKIFHGVGTRGPGAPGLSHLQESQAGSDTDVEEGKAPQAVPLEKSQASMVINSDTDDEEEVSAALTLARLKESQPAVWNRDAEEDMAHHAVLLQRCQTTTGRDSDTDVEEEELPVENKETVPKAHTKIRALVRAHSEKDQPPFGDSDDSVEADKSSPGIHLERSQASITVGINTQVEEEVPPGSAIVHMKKHQVSMEGTNQTDVKADGGPAKLLVVSLEEAWPPHGDSEIDAEEGTSLAASAVADVRKSQLPAEGDAGAEWTAACLKQERAYEVGAQGGSPVAQVEQDLPTSRENLTDLVVDTDTPGESTQPQREGAQVPTGREREQHVGRTKDSEDNCDDSEDPDLQATQCFLENQGLEAVQSMEDEPTQAFMLTPPQELGPSHCSFQTTGTLDEPWEVLATQPFCLRESEDSETQPFDTHLEAYGPCLSPPRAIPGDQHPESPVHTEPMGIQGRGRQTVDKGMGIPKETAERVGPERGPLERETEKLLPERQTDVTGEEELTRGIQDREQKQLLARDTQRQESDKNGESASPERDRESLKAEIETSKEIQEKQVQKQTLPSKAFEREVERPVADRECEPAELEEKVPKVILERDAQRGEPKGGSQDQKGQASSPTPEPGVGAGDLPGPTSAPVPSGSQSGGRGSPVSPRRHQKGLLNCKMPPTEKASRIRAAEKASRGDQESPDACLPPTVPEASAPPQKPLNSQSQKHLAPQPLLSPLSPSIEPTIRKTGQDRSQEAPETPLSSELEPFHPKPKIITRKSSRMTPFPATSAAPEPHPSTSTAQPVTPKPTSQATRSRTNRSSVKTPEPVVPTVPELQPSTSTDQPVASEPTSQATRGRKSRSSVKTPEAVVPTALELHPSTSTDQPVTPKPTSRTTRSRTNMSSVKTPESTVPIAPELPPSTSTEQPVITEPTYQPTRGRKNRSSVKTPETVVATAPKLQPSTSTDQPITPEPTSQATRGRTNRSSVKSPETVLRTAPELQPSTSTHQPVTAKHTSQATRGRTNRSSVKTPEPVVSTAPELQPSTSTHQPITPEPTSQATRGRTDRTSVKTPKIVVPTVPELQASTSTDQPVTSEPTSRTTRGRKNRSSVKTPEKVVPTAPEPRPTTSTDQPVTPKPTSRATRGRTNRSSVKTPELIVPIAPEFHPSTSRSQLVTPEPTSRATRGRKNRSSVKTPEPAVPTAPELHPTTSTDQPVTPKPTSRATRGRTNRSSVKTPEPVEPAASDLEPFTPTDQPVTPEAIPQGSQSKTLRSSTVSAMLIPTTPEFQSPVTTDQPISPEPIPQASCIKRQRATGNPGSLTAPIDHKPCSAPLEPKSRPSRNQRWGAVRADESLTAIPEPASPQLLDIPTHASQIRKVEPAGRSRFTPELQPKASQSRKRSLAIMDSPPHQKQPQRGEVSQKTVIIKEEEEDTAEKPGKEEDVMTPKPGKRKRDQAEEEPNRIPNRSLRRTKLNQESTAPKVLFTGVVDAQGERAVLALGGSLAGSAAEASHLVTDRIRRTVKFLCALGRGIPILSLDWLHQSRKAGCFLPPDEYVVTDPEQEKNFGFSLQDALSRARERRLLEGYEIYVTPGVQPPPPQMGEIISCCGGTYLPSMPRSYKPQRVVITCPQDFPRCSVPLRVGLPLLSPEFLLTGVLKQEAKPEAFVLSPLEMSST, encoded by the exons ATGAAGACGCGGAGACGTTGGGCCACAAGGGAACCCACTGAGGTGGGGACCAAAGATGGTGGCTCTTTGAATTGGAGCCAAGCGTGGTGGGCACTCGCTGAGTTGGCCTGTCATAAAGACAGAGTTGACTCTTTGTCCATGGGGCATCCTACTTTCCCTACCTGTCAACAGTTTCCCTTTAGAGTGGCATATTTTCAG ATCATGGAGGACACCCAGGCTATTGACTGGGATgttgaagaagaggaggagacagagcAATCCAGTGAATCCTTGAGGTGTAATGTGGAGCCAGTAGGGCGGCTACATATCTTTAGTGGTGCCCATGGACCAGAAAAAG ATTTCCCACTACACCTCGGGAAGAATGTGGTAGGCCGAATGCCTGATTGCTCTGTGGCCCTGCCCTTTCCATCTATCTCCAAACAACATGCAGAGATTGAAATCTTAGCCTGGGACAAGGCACCTATCCTCCGAGACTGTGGGAGCCTTAATGGTACTCAAATCCTGAGACCTCCTAAGGTTTTGAGCCCTGGGGTGAGTCACCGTCTGAGGGACCAGGAATTGATTCTCTTTGCTGACTTGCTCTGCCAGTACCATCGCCTGGATGTCTCTCTGCCCTTTGTCTCCCGGGGCCCTCTGACTGTAGAAGAGACACCCAGGGTACAGGGAGGAACTCAACCCCAGAGGCTTCTGTTAGCTGAGGACTCAGAGGAGGAAGTAG attttctttctgaaaggCATGTGGTAAAAAAATCAAGGACCACATCTTCCCCCGTGGCAATGATAGTTCCAGAGAG TGATGAAGAGGGGCATTCCCCTGTCCTGGGTGGCCCTGGGCCGCCTTTTGCCTTCAATTTGAACAGTGACACAGATGCGGAAGCAGGTCAGCAATCAGCCACAGAGGAGGCCTCCTCAGCTGCCAGAAGAGGTGCCACTATAGAGGCAGAGCAGTCTGAAGCTGAAGTTGTAACTGAAATCCAGCTTGAAAAGGATCAGCCTTCAGTGAAGGAGAGGGACAATGACACAAAAGTCAAGAGGGGTGCAGGGAATGGGGTGGTTCCAGCTGGGATGATTCTGGAGAGGAGCCAACCTCCTGGAGAGGACAGTGACACAGATGTGGATGATGACAGCAGGCCTCCTGGAAGGCCAGCTGAGGTCCATTTGGAAAGGGCTCAGCCTTTTGGCTTCATCGACAGCGACACCGATGCGGAAGAAGAGGGGATTCCAGCAACCCCAGTTGTCGTTCCtatgaagaagaggaagatctTTCATGGAGTTGGTACAAGGGGTCCTGGAGCACCAGGCCTGTCCCATCTGCAGGAGAGCCAGGCTGGTAGTGATACAGATGTGGAGGAAGGCAAGGCCCCACAGGCTGTCCCTCTGGAGAAAAGCCAAGCTTCCATGGTTATCAACAGTGATACAGATGATGAGGAAGAAGTCTCAGCAGCGCTGACTTTGGCACGTCTGAAAGAGAGCCAGCCTGCTGTATGGAACAGAGATGCAGAAGAGGACATGGCCCACCATGCGGTCCTTCTCCAGCGATGCCAAACCACCACTGGGAGAGACAGTGACACAGATGTGGAGGAGGAAGAACTCCCAgtggaaaataaagaaactgtCCCCAAGGCTCACACAAAGATTAGAGCCCTTGTTAGAGCACATTCAGAAAAGGACCAGCCTCCTTTTGGGGACAGTGATGACAGTGTGGAAGCAGATAAGAGCTCACCTGGGATCCACCTGGAAAGAAGCCAAGCCTCCATCACAGTGGGCATCAACACACAAGTGGAGGAGGAAGTCCCGCCAGGGTCAGCCATTGTACATATGAAGAAGCATCAGGTGTCTATGGAGGGGACAAATCAAACAGATGTGAAAGCAGACGGGGGACCAGCAAAGCTGCTTGTGGTATCTCTAGAGGAAGCCTGGCCTCCACATGGGGACTCTGAAATAGATGCAGAGGAGGGCACCTCCTTAGCAGCCTCAGCAGTTGCAGATGTAAGAAAGAGCCAGCTTCCAGCAGAAGGGGATGCTGGGGCAGAGTGGACTGCAGCTTGTCTTAAGCAGGAGAGAGCTTATGAGGTGGGGGCCCAGGGTGGGTCACCTGTGGCACAAGTGGAGCAGGACCTCCCTACCTCGAGAGAGAACCTCACAGATCTGGTGGTGGACACTGACACTCCAGGGGAATCCACCCAGCCACAGAGAGAGGGAGCCCAGGTCCCcacaggaagggagagagaacaaCATGTGGGTAGGACCAAGGACTCTGAAGACAACTGTGATG ATTCTGAAGATCCGGATCTGCAAGCTACCCAATGCTTTCTGGAGAATCAGGGCCTGGAAG CAGTCCAGAGCATGGAGGATGAACCTACCCAGGCCTTCATGTTGACTCCACCCCAAGAACTTGGCCCTTCCCATTGCAGCTTCCAGACAACAG gTACCCTAGATGAACCATGGGAGGTCCTGGCTACACAGCCATTCTGTCTGAGAGAGTCTGAGGACTCTGAGACCCAGCCTTTTGACACCCACCTTGAGGCCTATGGACCTTGCCTGTCTCCACCTAGGGCAATTCCAGGAGACCAACATCCAGAGAGCCCAGTTCACACAGAGCCAATGGGGATTCAAGGCAGAGGGAGGCAGACTGTGGATAAAGGCATGGGTATACCAAAAGAAACAGCAGAGAGGGTGGGCCCTGAGAGAGGGCCactggagagagaaactgagaaactGCTACCGGAAAGACAGACAGATGTGACGGGAGAGGAAGAATTAACCAGGGGGATACAGGACAGAGAACAAAAACAGTTGTTAGCTAGAGACACCCAGAGACAAGAATCTGACAAAAATGGGGAAAGTGCAAGTCCTGAAAGAGATAGGGAGAGTTTGAAGGCAGAAATTGAGACATCCAAGGAAATACAAGAGAAACAAGTACAGAAGCAGACCCTTCCAAGCAAAGCATTTGAGAGAGAAGTAGAGAGACCAGTAGCAGACAGAGAGTGTGAGCCAGCTGAGTTAGAAGAGAAGGTGCCCAAAGTGATCCTGGAGAGAGATGCACAGAGAGGGGAGCCAAAGGGAGGGAGCCAGGACCAGAAAGGGCAGGCCTCCAGCCCAACACCAGagcctggggtgggggcgggggaccTTCCGGGACCTACCTCAGCCCCCGTACCTTCTGGGAGCCAGTCAGGTGGAAGGGGATCCCCAGTGAGCCCCAGGAGGCATCAGAAAG gCCTCCTGAATTGCAAGATGCCACCCACTGAGAAGGCTTCCAGGATCAGAGCTGCTGAGAAGGCTTCCAGG GGCGATCAGGAATCTCCAGATGCTTGTCTGCCTCCTACAGTGCCTGAAGCCTCAGCCCCACCCCAAAAGCCCCTTAACTCTCAGAGCCAGAAACATCTTGCACCTCAGccccttctttctcccctttcACCTTCTATCGAGCCAACCATTCGTAAGACCGGGCAGGATAGGAGTCAGGAAGCTCCAGAGACTCCCTTGTCCTCAGAGCTGGAGCCTTTCCACCCAAAGCCTAAAATCATAACTCGGAAGTCCTCCAGGATGACACCCTTTCCAGCTACCTCTGCTGCCCCTGAGCCCCACCCTTCCACCTCCACAGCCCAGCCAGTCACCCCCAAGCCCACATCTCAGGCCACTAGGAGCAGGACAAATAGGTCCTCTGTCAAGACCCCTGAACCAGTTGTCCCCACAGTCCCTGAGCTCCAGCCTTCCACCTCCACAGACCAGCCTGTCGCCTCTGAGCCCACATCTCAGGCTACTAGGGGAAGAAAAAGTAGATCCTCTGTCAAGACCCCTGAAGCAGTTGTGCCCACAGCCCTTGAGCTCCACCCTTCCACCTCCACAGACCAACCTGTCACCCCCAAGCCCACATCTCGGACCACTAGGAGCAGGACAAATATGTCCTCTGTCAAGACCCCTGAATCAACTGTCCCTATAGCCCCTGAGCTCCCACCTTCCACCTCCACAGAGCAGCCTGTCATCACTGAGCCCACATATCAGCCTACTAGGGGAAGAAAAAATAGGTCCTCTGTCAAGACCCCTGAAACAGTTGTGGCCACAGCCCCTAAGCTCCAGCCTTCCACCTCCACAGACCAGCCTATCACTCCTGAGCCCACATCTCAGGCCACCAGGGGTAGGACAAATAGGTCCTCTGTCAAGAGCCCTGAAACAGTTCTCCGCACAGCCCCTGAGCTCCAGCCTTCCACCTCCACACACCAGCCAGTCACTGCCAAGCACACATCTCAGGCCACCAGGGGCAGGACAAATAGGTCCTCCGTCAAGACCCCTGAACCAGTTGTCTCCACAGCCCCTGAGCTCCAGCCTTCCACCTCCACACACCAGCCTATTACCCCCGAGCCTACATCTCAGGCTACTAGGGGAAGAACAGATAGAACCTCTGTCAAGACTCCTAAAATAGTTGTGCCCACAGTCCCTGAGCTCCAGGCTTCCACCTCCACAGACCAGCCTGTCACCTCTGAGCCCACATCTCGGACCACTAGGGGAAGAAAAAATAGGTCTTCTGTCAAGACCCCTGAAAAAGTTGTGCCCACAGCGCCTGAGCCCCGTCCTACCACCTCCACAGACCAGCCTGTCACCCCCAAGCCCACATCTCGGGCCACTAGGGGCAGGACAAATAGGTCATCTGTCAAGACCCCTGAATTAATTGTCCCTATAGCCCCTGAGTTTCACCCTTCCACCTCCAGAAGCCAGCTTGTCACCCCTGAGCCCACATCTCGGGCCACTAGGGGCAGGAAAAATAGGTCCTCTGTCAAGACCCCTGAACCAGCTGTCCCCACAGCCCCTGAGCTCCATCCTACCACCTCCACAGACCAGCCTGTCACCCCCAAGCCCACATCTAGGGCCACTAGGGGAAGGACAAATAGGTCCTCTGTCAAGACTCCTGAACCAGTTGAACCAGCAGCCTCTGATCTTGAGCCTTTTACCCCCACAGACCAGCCTGTCACCCCTGAGGCCATACCTCAGGGTAGTCAGAGCAAAACACTGAGGTCTTCCACAGTAAGTGCTATGCTAATTCCTACTACCCCTGAATTCCAATCTCCTGTCACCACAGACCAGCCTATTTCCCCTGAGCCTATTCCTCAAGCCAGTTGCATCAAGAGGCAGAGAGCCACTGGGAATCCTGGCTCCCTCACAGCTCCCATTGACCATAAGCCTTGCTCTGCACCCCTGGAACCTAAATCCCGGCCCTCAAGGAACCAAAGATGGGGAGCAGTGAGAGCAGATGAATCCCTTACAGCCATTCCTGAGCCTGCCTCTCCCCAGCTTCTTGATATACCAACTCATGCCTCCCAGATCCGAAAAGTGGAACCAGCAGGTAGATCTAGGTTCACCCCAGAGCTCCAGCCTAAGGCCTCTCAAAGCCGCAAGAGGTCTTTAGCTATCATGGATTCACCACCACATCAAAAACAGCCCCAAAGAGGGGAAGTCTCCCAGAAGACAGTGATTatcaaggaagaggaagaagatacTGCAGAGAAGCCAGGGAAGGAAGAG GATGTCATGACTCCaaaaccaggcaagagaaagagagaccaggCAGAGGAGGAGCCCAACAGAATACCGAACCGCAGCCTCCGACGGACCAAACTTAACCAAGAATCAACAGCCCCCAAA GTGCTCTTCACAGGAGTGGTGGATGCTCAGGGAGAGCGGGCCGTGCTGGCACTGGGGGGAAGTCTGGCTGGTTCAGCGGCAGAGGCTTCCCACCTGGTCACTGATCGCATCCGCCGGACAGTCAAGTTCCTGTGTGCCCTGGGGCGGGGAATCCCCATTCTCTCCCTGGACTGGCTGCATCAG TCCCGTAAGGCCGGTTGCTTCTTACCCCCGGATGAATATGTGGTGACCGACCCTGAGCAAGAGAAGAACTTTGGCTTTAGCCTTCAAGACGCACTGAGTCGGGCTCGGGAGCGAAGGCTGCTGGAG gGCTATGAGATCTATGTGACCCCTGGAGTCCAGCCACCACCACCTCAGATGGGAGAGATCATTAGCTGCTGTGGAGGCACATACCTACCCAGCATGCCTCGGTCCTATAAG CCTCAGAGAGTTGTGATCACATGCCCTCAGGACTTCCCTCGTTGCTCTGTTCCACTGCGTGTTGGGCTGCCCCTCCTCTCACCTGAGTTCCTGCTGACTGGAGTGCTGAAGCAGGAAGCCAAGCCAGAGGCCTTTGTCCTTTCCCCTTTGGAGATGTCATCTACCTGA
- the LOC112622765 gene encoding nurim isoform X4 encodes MAPALLLVPAALASFILAFGTGVEFVRFTSLRPLLGGIPESGGPDARQGWLAALQDRSILAPLAWDLGLLLLFVGQHSLMAAERVKAWTSRYFGVLQRSLYVACTALALQV; translated from the exons ATGGCCCCTGCACTGCTCCTGGTCCCTGCTGCCCTCGCCTCTTTCATCCTGGCCTTTGGCACCGGAGTGGAGTTCGTGCGCTTTACCTCCCTTCGGCCACTTCTTGGAGGGATCCCGGAGTCTGGTGGTCCGG ATGCCCGCCAGGGATGGCTGGCTGCCCTGCAGGACCGCAGCATCCTTGCCCCCCTGGCATGGGATCTGGGACTCCTACTTCTATTTGTTGGGCAGCACAGCCTCATGGCAGCTGAAAGAGTGAAGGCATGGACATCCCGGTACTTTGGGGTCCTTCAGAGGTCACTGTATGTGGCCTGCACTGCCCTGGCCTTGCAGGTATGA
- the LOC112622765 gene encoding nurim isoform X2 has translation MAPALLLVPAALASFILAFGTGVEFVRFTSLRPLLGGIPESGGPDARQGWLAALQDRSILAPLAWDLGLLLLFVGQHSLMAAERVKAWTSRYFGVLQRSLYVACTALALQLVMRYWEPVPRGPVLWEAQAEPWATWVPLLCFVLHVISWLLIFSILLVFDYAELMGLKQVYYHVLGLGEPLALKSPRALRLFSHLRHPVCVELLTVLWVVPTLGMDRLLLALLLTLYLGLAHGLDQQDLRYLRAQLQRKLHLLSRPQDGEAE, from the exons ATGGCCCCTGCACTGCTCCTGGTCCCTGCTGCCCTCGCCTCTTTCATCCTGGCCTTTGGCACCGGAGTGGAGTTCGTGCGCTTTACCTCCCTTCGGCCACTTCTTGGAGGGATCCCGGAGTCTGGTGGTCCGG ATGCCCGCCAGGGATGGCTGGCTGCCCTGCAGGACCGCAGCATCCTTGCCCCCCTGGCATGGGATCTGGGACTCCTACTTCTATTTGTTGGGCAGCACAGCCTCATGGCAGCTGAAAGAGTGAAGGCATGGACATCCCGGTACTTTGGGGTCCTTCAGAGGTCACTGTATGTGGCCTGCACTGCCCTGGCCTTGCAG CTGGTGATGCGGTACTGGGAGCCCGTACCCCGAGGCCCTGTGTTGTGGGAGGCTCAGGCTGAGCCATGGGCCACCTGGGTGCCCCTCCTGTGCTTTGTGCTCCATGTCATCTCCTGGCTTCTCATCTTCAGCATCCTTCTCGTCTTTGACTATGCTGAGCTCATGGGCCTCAAACAG GTATACTACCATGTGCTGGGGCTGGGCGAGCCTCTGGCCCTGAAGTCTCCCCGGGCTCTCAGACTCTTCTCTCACCTGCGCCACCCAGTGTGTGTGGAGCTGCTGACAGTGCTGTGGGTGGTGCCTACCCTGGGCATGGACCGTCTCCTCCTTGCTCTCCTCCTTACCCTCTACCTGGGCCTGGCTCATGGGCTTGATCAGCAAGACCTCCGCTACCTCCGGGCCCAACTACAAAGAAAACTCCACCTGCTCTCTCGGCCCCAGGATGGGGAGGCAGAGTGA
- the LOC112622765 gene encoding nurim isoform X1 produces the protein MAPALLLVPAALASFILAFGTGVEFVRFTSLRPLLGGIPESGGPDARQGWLAALQDRSILAPLAWDLGLLLLFVGQHSLMAAERVKAWTSRYFGVLQRSLYVACTALALQPLILPQLVMRYWEPVPRGPVLWEAQAEPWATWVPLLCFVLHVISWLLIFSILLVFDYAELMGLKQVYYHVLGLGEPLALKSPRALRLFSHLRHPVCVELLTVLWVVPTLGMDRLLLALLLTLYLGLAHGLDQQDLRYLRAQLQRKLHLLSRPQDGEAE, from the exons ATGGCCCCTGCACTGCTCCTGGTCCCTGCTGCCCTCGCCTCTTTCATCCTGGCCTTTGGCACCGGAGTGGAGTTCGTGCGCTTTACCTCCCTTCGGCCACTTCTTGGAGGGATCCCGGAGTCTGGTGGTCCGG ATGCCCGCCAGGGATGGCTGGCTGCCCTGCAGGACCGCAGCATCCTTGCCCCCCTGGCATGGGATCTGGGACTCCTACTTCTATTTGTTGGGCAGCACAGCCTCATGGCAGCTGAAAGAGTGAAGGCATGGACATCCCGGTACTTTGGGGTCCTTCAGAGGTCACTGTATGTGGCCTGCACTGCCCTGGCCTTGCAG CCCCTTATCCTTCCACAGCTGGTGATGCGGTACTGGGAGCCCGTACCCCGAGGCCCTGTGTTGTGGGAGGCTCAGGCTGAGCCATGGGCCACCTGGGTGCCCCTCCTGTGCTTTGTGCTCCATGTCATCTCCTGGCTTCTCATCTTCAGCATCCTTCTCGTCTTTGACTATGCTGAGCTCATGGGCCTCAAACAG GTATACTACCATGTGCTGGGGCTGGGCGAGCCTCTGGCCCTGAAGTCTCCCCGGGCTCTCAGACTCTTCTCTCACCTGCGCCACCCAGTGTGTGTGGAGCTGCTGACAGTGCTGTGGGTGGTGCCTACCCTGGGCATGGACCGTCTCCTCCTTGCTCTCCTCCTTACCCTCTACCTGGGCCTGGCTCATGGGCTTGATCAGCAAGACCTCCGCTACCTCCGGGCCCAACTACAAAGAAAACTCCACCTGCTCTCTCGGCCCCAGGATGGGGAGGCAGAGTGA